From the Macaca thibetana thibetana isolate TM-01 chromosome 12, ASM2454274v1, whole genome shotgun sequence genome, one window contains:
- the SPOPL gene encoding speckle-type POZ protein-like isoform X2, which yields MLKGKKQKQWKAKEHIDLCKGRTGVLKNSLEGTFCLTKLMVFYQMTSLPYFVRISSTACRRGGSIALPFLKNCLLPLPCKWCCRQVSVVQDSVNISGHTNTNTLKVPECRLAEDLGNLWENTRFTDCSFFVRGQEFKAHKSVLAARSPVFNAMFEHEMEESKKNQVEINDLDPEVFKEMMRFIYTGRAPNLDKMADNLLAAADKYALERLKVMCEEALCSNLSVENVADTLVLADLHSAEQLKAQAIDFINRCSVLRQLGCKDGKNWNSNQATDIMETSGWKSMIQSHPHLVAEAFRALASAQCPQFGIPRKRLKQS from the exons ATGCTaaaagggaagaaacaaaagcaatgg AAAGCCAAAGAGCATATCGATTTGTGCAAGGGAAGGactggggttttaaaaaattcattagaaGGGACTTTTTGCTTGACGAAGCTAATGGTCTTTTACCAGATGACAAGCTTACCTTATTTTGTGAG AATCTCCAGCACTGCTTGCAGAAGAGGAGGAAGCATTGCACTACCCTTCCTAAAGAActgcctcctccccctcccctgcaaGTGGTGCTGTAGACAG GTGAGTGTGGTCCAAGATTCAGTAAACATATCAGGACATACTAATACAAATACTTTGAAGGTGCCTGAGTGTCGTCTAGCAGAAGATTTAGGTAATCTCTGGGAAAACACAAGATTTACAGACTGCAGTTTTTTCGTGAGAGGACAAGAATTTAAAGCTCATAAATCTGTGCTTGCAG CTCGATCCCCAGTTTTTAACGCCATGTTTGAACACGAAATGGAAGAAAGCAAAAAG AATCAAGTGGAAATAAATGATTTAGACCctgaagtttttaaagaaatgatgagGTTCATTTACACAGGGAGAGCACCAAACCTTGACAAAATGGCTGACAACTTGTTGGCAGCTGCAGACAAA tATGCACTGGAACGGCTGAAGGTCATGTGCGAAGAAGCTTTGTGTAGTAACCTCTCAGTAGAGAATGTTGCGGATACCCTTGTCCTTGCAGATTTGCACAGTGCAGAACAGTTGAAAGCACAAGCCATAGACTTTATTAATAG GTGCAGTGTACTTCGACAACTTGGGTGTAAAGATGGGAAAAACTGGAACAGCAA CCAAGCAACCGACATAATGGAAACATCGGGGTGGAAGTCCATGATTCAGTCTCACCCTCATTTAGTAGCAGAAGCCTTTCGAGCACTAGCATCTGCACAGTGTCCACAGTTTGGCATTCCACGCAAACGGCTAAAACAGTCCTGA